From Nitrospiria bacterium, one genomic window encodes:
- the porA gene encoding pyruvate ferredoxin oxidoreductase: MPEPIEGSQAVAAAVARCRPEVISCYPITPQTHIVENLSSRVRKGEIGNCQFINAESEFGALSILIGASAAGARSYTATSSQGLLFMAEAIYNAAGLGLPIVMTIGNRAIGAPINIWNDHSDSMSMRDAGWIQIFAETNQEAVDLHIQAFRLAEELSGPVMVCMDGFILTHAYEPVEIPAQDQVDAFLPPYDPVQVLDPADPVTIGAMVGPEAFSEVRYLAHHKQLRALERIPELGGEFRERFGRAPVGLTEAYRTEDADTIVVALGSVNGTIREAVDELREGGIKVGSLKIGLYRPFPTAQVRAVLHPAKRAIVVEKDLALGKGGIVSGDVKMALRGLPTIVQTVIAGLGGRSITKASLLRMIGEARAGKLDEPHFLDLNWTVIHQELERQRRQRRSGPMAEHVLRAVNAVSSKIT; the protein is encoded by the coding sequence ATGCCGGAACCTATTGAGGGCTCGCAGGCGGTGGCCGCCGCCGTGGCGCGCTGCCGGCCGGAAGTGATATCCTGCTACCCGATCACGCCGCAAACCCACATCGTGGAGAATCTCTCGAGCCGCGTCCGAAAGGGAGAGATCGGAAACTGTCAGTTCATCAACGCCGAGTCCGAGTTCGGGGCGTTGAGCATTCTCATCGGGGCCTCGGCCGCGGGCGCCCGCAGCTACACCGCGACGAGCAGCCAGGGGCTCCTGTTCATGGCCGAGGCGATCTACAACGCAGCCGGGCTGGGTCTTCCGATCGTGATGACCATCGGCAACCGGGCGATCGGAGCCCCGATCAATATCTGGAACGATCATTCCGACAGCATGTCGATGCGGGATGCCGGGTGGATTCAGATCTTCGCCGAGACCAACCAGGAGGCGGTGGACCTGCATATCCAGGCCTTTCGTCTGGCCGAGGAGTTGAGCGGCCCGGTGATGGTCTGCATGGACGGATTCATCCTGACCCATGCCTACGAGCCGGTCGAGATTCCCGCGCAGGACCAGGTCGATGCCTTCCTTCCCCCCTATGACCCCGTCCAAGTTCTGGATCCGGCCGATCCGGTGACCATCGGCGCGATGGTCGGCCCGGAGGCCTTCTCCGAAGTGAGGTATCTTGCCCATCATAAACAACTTCGGGCGCTGGAACGGATCCCGGAGCTGGGGGGCGAGTTCCGGGAGCGGTTCGGGCGGGCCCCCGTCGGATTGACCGAGGCCTACCGGACGGAGGATGCCGATACGATTGTTGTGGCCCTCGGTTCGGTCAACGGGACGATCCGGGAGGCGGTCGACGAATTGCGGGAGGGGGGGATCAAAGTCGGCAGTCTTAAAATCGGCCTGTACCGGCCGTTTCCGACCGCACAGGTACGCGCCGTCCTCCATCCCGCGAAACGCGCGATCGTGGTGGAAAAAGATCTGGCACTGGGAAAAGGAGGGATCGTTTCCGGCGACGTCAAGATGGCTTTGCGCGGGCTTCCGACGATCGTTCAGACGGTGATCGCGGGATTGGGCGGCCGGTCCATTACAAAGGCGTCCCTCCTCCGGATGATCGGGGAGGCGCGTGCCGGAAAGCTGGACGAACCGCACTTTTTGGATCTGAACTGGACCGTGATCCATCAGGAGCTTGAACGGCAGCGTCGCCAGCGTCGCTCGGGCCCGATGGCGGAACACGTCTTGCGCGCCGTCAATGCGGTCAGCTCCAAAATAACATAA
- a CDS encoding metal ABC transporter permease gives MTVELMTILQLPFMQRALMAGIALGLILPFLGVFVTLRKMSFFGDGIAHATLAGVAIGIVAGVSPFLAALGIGALFGSGVYFLERKTNISSDALIGVLFTGGLALGIVLISRRQGYQPELLSFLFGSILSISPADLGVILGFSIFIVLVLILLSRPLTLLALEKESAWLYGVRTESLDFFFYVLLSLTVVLGVKLLGIILVSALLIIPPTIAKMLAPSFRSLIGVSVIAGEVFIVLGLMLSYWLDLPSGATIILVGAVVFLAVALGQIVRGAPIG, from the coding sequence ATGACCGTGGAACTCATGACGATCCTTCAACTCCCTTTTATGCAACGGGCGCTGATGGCCGGCATCGCCCTTGGATTGATCCTGCCTTTCCTCGGGGTTTTTGTGACGCTTCGAAAGATGTCATTCTTCGGGGACGGCATCGCCCACGCGACGTTGGCCGGTGTGGCCATCGGGATCGTCGCGGGCGTCAGTCCGTTCCTGGCCGCGCTGGGCATTGGAGCATTGTTCGGATCCGGGGTTTATTTTTTGGAGCGCAAGACCAACATCTCTTCCGACGCGCTGATCGGGGTGCTCTTCACGGGCGGTCTGGCCCTGGGGATTGTTCTGATCAGCCGGCGGCAAGGGTATCAGCCCGAGCTTTTGAGTTTTCTGTTCGGAAGCATCCTTTCCATCAGCCCGGCCGATTTGGGCGTTATCCTGGGCTTCTCCATTTTTATTGTTTTGGTTTTGATTCTCTTGTCCCGGCCGTTGACTCTTCTGGCACTGGAGAAGGAAAGTGCATGGCTGTACGGGGTCCGTACCGAATCGCTGGATTTCTTTTTCTACGTGCTGCTCAGCCTCACGGTGGTGCTCGGTGTGAAGCTGCTCGGCATCATCCTGGTCAGCGCGCTTTTGATCATCCCTCCGACGATCGCCAAGATGCTCGCCCCTTCCTTCCGGAGTTTGATCGGCGTGAGCGTGATCGCGGGCGAGGTGTTCATTGTGCTTGGGCTCATGCTCTCGTATTGGCTGGATCTTCCCTCCGGAGCGACGATTATTCTTGTGGGAGCCGTTGTCTTTTTGGCGGTTGCCCTGGGACAGATCGTCCGGGGTGCACCGATCGGATAA
- a CDS encoding sugar phosphate nucleotidyltransferase — translation MSRSSYSQVRCGIVLAGGEGKRLQPFIRRLRGKDLPKQYVNFIGTRSMLEHTFHRVETLIHPERLFTVVARHHLEHPEVCRQLSGLPEGNLILQPENKETGPGIMLPLMRLYKFYPDAVVVLFPSDHFVLEEAHFMNHVDLACHIVERDPSRLVLLGVKPDAPESEYGYILPVEGTDGFTQYGLRPVSQFIEKPDPPAANELFYRGGLWNTMVIAFKAKTLLALARKVAPVLSRSFHRIWKSVGTPAETEVVEDIYRHIKPVNFSKDLLEAISVRYSSHLQVLPVRGVYWSDWGSEQRIKSILRQMKYPSAFAEIQMA, via the coding sequence ATGAGCCGCTCGTCATACTCGCAAGTCCGTTGCGGAATCGTATTGGCCGGAGGGGAAGGTAAACGGCTTCAGCCGTTTATCCGGCGTCTGCGGGGAAAGGATCTTCCGAAACAGTACGTCAATTTTATCGGAACGCGATCGATGCTGGAGCATACCTTTCATCGTGTCGAAACCCTGATCCATCCCGAGCGTCTCTTCACGGTGGTGGCACGACATCATCTGGAACATCCGGAGGTGTGCCGACAGCTTTCCGGCCTTCCGGAGGGCAATTTGATCCTTCAACCTGAAAACAAGGAGACGGGGCCGGGGATAATGCTTCCGCTGATGCGTCTTTATAAATTTTATCCCGATGCGGTCGTGGTGCTCTTCCCGTCGGATCATTTTGTTCTGGAGGAAGCCCACTTTATGAATCATGTGGACCTGGCCTGTCATATCGTTGAGAGAGACCCGTCACGCCTGGTTTTGCTTGGAGTCAAACCCGATGCCCCGGAATCGGAATACGGCTATATATTGCCGGTGGAAGGAACGGACGGGTTCACCCAATACGGCCTCCGCCCGGTTTCGCAGTTTATTGAAAAGCCGGACCCCCCTGCCGCAAATGAACTTTTCTACCGGGGGGGATTATGGAACACGATGGTGATAGCGTTCAAGGCCAAGACTTTACTGGCACTGGCCCGGAAAGTGGCTCCGGTTCTCAGCCGTTCCTTTCATCGGATCTGGAAATCGGTCGGGACGCCCGCCGAGACCGAGGTCGTGGAGGATATCTACCGTCATATAAAACCCGTGAATTTCTCCAAAGATCTGCTCGAAGCTATTTCGGTCCGGTATTCATCCCATCTGCAGGTCCTTCCGGTCCGGGGTGTGTACTGGAGCGACTGGGGCTCCGAACAGCGGATTAAGAGCATCCTTAGACAAATGAAATATCCGTCGGCGTTCGCGGAGATTCAAATGGCTTGA
- a CDS encoding 2-oxoacid:acceptor oxidoreductase family protein, whose translation MFQIRIHGRGGQGVVTAAEILAVAAFIDGKYAQAFPSFGSERMGAPVMSFCRIDDKFIRLREPVMDPDALIIQDPTLLHQVDLFSGVRPSGYILINSSRSLEDLGIAELISRFPNARLRTVPASEIALENTGRSLPNAALIGGLAALTGILGSSAVTEAIRKKFPGKVGEANAAAAEATYQAVASGRAWVSKETRHAGTY comes from the coding sequence ATGTTCCAGATCCGCATCCATGGCCGAGGCGGACAGGGCGTCGTGACGGCCGCCGAGATCCTGGCCGTCGCGGCCTTTATTGACGGCAAATATGCACAGGCCTTTCCAAGCTTCGGGTCCGAGCGAATGGGCGCGCCGGTGATGTCGTTCTGTCGCATCGACGACAAATTCATCCGGCTTCGCGAGCCGGTGATGGATCCCGACGCCCTGATCATCCAGGACCCCACCCTGCTTCATCAGGTGGATCTTTTTTCCGGTGTCCGTCCGTCGGGGTATATCCTGATCAACTCCTCCCGGAGCCTTGAAGATCTCGGAATCGCCGAGTTGATTTCTCGTTTTCCCAACGCCCGCCTTCGAACGGTCCCGGCTTCCGAGATCGCCCTTGAGAACACCGGACGATCGCTTCCCAACGCCGCCTTGATCGGCGGTTTGGCGGCCTTAACCGGGATTCTCGGTTCGTCCGCGGTGACGGAAGCCATACGAAAAAAATTTCCGGGAAAGGTCGGGGAGGCCAACGCTGCGGCGGCCGAGGCGACCTATCAGGCCGTTGCATCCGGTCGGGCCTGGGTGTCCAAGGAGACGCGTCATGCCGGAACCTATTGA
- a CDS encoding metal ABC transporter substrate-binding protein — MKPRLLILGALAVAAALIIGLVYLRGGGTPSRKETGKTVVAATIYPLFDLTRNVAGENAEVKLILPPGASPHLFEFSPRQLKELQNVKTVFAIGHGLDDWAAQVIHVAPEARLIVVDHGIDLRKSGGTEENGAEIKREHEPGPTDPHYWLHLGNARQIVDNIAKELIEEDPAHADAYGANAQAYKDKLAAEERRLKEALAPARGRPILTFHDAWYYFAEDFGLEIVGTLEPAAGEEPTPRYLAELQREVKMKRIRIIFIEPQLSTAVLKSFAEDNALSVAELDPLGGVEGRKTYLDLMEFNADSIQKALNE; from the coding sequence ATGAAACCCCGCCTCTTGATTCTAGGAGCCTTGGCGGTCGCGGCCGCACTCATAATTGGGTTGGTTTATTTAAGAGGCGGAGGGACTCCTTCCCGGAAGGAAACGGGAAAAACCGTCGTGGCCGCCACGATCTATCCCCTCTTCGATTTGACCCGTAATGTGGCGGGGGAGAATGCGGAGGTGAAGCTCATTCTGCCCCCGGGCGCTTCGCCTCATTTGTTTGAATTTTCTCCGAGGCAGCTCAAGGAGCTGCAGAATGTAAAGACGGTCTTTGCGATCGGTCACGGTCTCGATGATTGGGCCGCCCAAGTTATTCATGTCGCCCCGGAGGCGCGGCTAATCGTCGTGGATCACGGCATCGACCTGCGGAAATCCGGAGGGACGGAAGAAAATGGAGCCGAGATCAAGCGCGAACACGAACCTGGGCCGACCGATCCGCATTACTGGCTTCATCTTGGAAATGCACGGCAGATCGTAGATAATATCGCAAAGGAATTGATCGAAGAGGATCCCGCTCACGCGGATGCGTATGGGGCGAATGCGCAGGCGTACAAAGACAAGCTGGCGGCCGAAGAGCGGCGGCTGAAAGAGGCGTTGGCGCCGGCGCGGGGTCGGCCCATTCTGACCTTCCACGACGCCTGGTATTACTTCGCCGAGGATTTCGGGCTTGAGATCGTCGGAACGCTTGAACCTGCGGCCGGGGAGGAGCCGACGCCCCGATACCTGGCGGAGCTCCAACGGGAAGTGAAGATGAAGCGGATACGGATCATTTTTATCGAGCCGCAGCTTTCCACCGCGGTCTTGAAAAGCTTCGCCGAAGACAACGCCTTGAGCGTGGCGGAGCTGGATCCGCTCGGGGGGGTGGAGGGTCGGAAAACGTATCTGGACCTGATGGAGTTCAATGCGGACTCCATCCAAAAAGCGCTAAACGAATAG
- a CDS encoding cytochrome-c peroxidase: MRRKKVTAWGLVWLGLILGAPEAYSQDADLVKQANQYFKPLPSAMPAPADNPTTPEKVALGKMLFFEPRLSKSDTISCNSCHNMATGGVDNLPTSMGHLAQFGPRNSPTVLNAGLEFAQFWDGRAPSLEEQAKGPILNPVEMAMPDREMVLSRIRTIPEYVEKFKRAFPDDKDPITYDNIARAIAAFERTLLTPSRFDDFLKGKADALTAGEKQGLGLVMKKGCIICHNGVGAGGGMFQKFGIRDRYEYSDDQGRYNVTKNEADKYFFKVPMWRNVTRTAPYFHDGSIWDLSEAVRIMGRIQLGAKLTDDEVDSIVAFLHSLEGKIPEEALILPVLPASTLATPKPVFK; encoded by the coding sequence ATGCGACGGAAAAAAGTTACGGCGTGGGGACTGGTATGGCTGGGTTTAATCTTAGGCGCTCCCGAGGCCTATTCTCAAGACGCCGATCTGGTTAAACAAGCCAATCAGTATTTCAAGCCTCTCCCGAGCGCGATGCCCGCCCCCGCGGATAATCCGACGACACCCGAAAAAGTCGCACTGGGGAAGATGCTCTTTTTCGAACCGCGTTTGTCAAAAAGCGATACGATCAGTTGTAATTCCTGCCACAATATGGCCACCGGCGGAGTGGACAATCTTCCGACCTCGATGGGCCATCTCGCTCAATTCGGTCCCCGGAACTCTCCCACCGTCCTCAACGCGGGCCTCGAGTTCGCCCAGTTCTGGGACGGCCGCGCCCCGTCTCTTGAGGAGCAGGCGAAGGGACCGATCTTAAACCCGGTCGAGATGGCCATGCCGGACCGGGAAATGGTCCTGTCCCGGATCCGAACCATCCCGGAATACGTCGAGAAATTTAAAAGAGCCTTTCCGGACGATAAGGATCCGATCACCTATGACAACATCGCCCGGGCGATCGCGGCCTTCGAAAGGACCTTGTTGACGCCCTCGAGGTTCGACGACTTTCTCAAGGGAAAAGCGGATGCCCTGACCGCCGGCGAGAAACAAGGGCTGGGACTGGTCATGAAAAAAGGATGCATCATCTGTCACAACGGGGTTGGGGCCGGCGGGGGGATGTTTCAGAAATTCGGTATCCGGGACCGGTATGAATACAGCGATGATCAGGGGCGGTATAACGTGACAAAGAACGAGGCCGACAAATATTTTTTCAAAGTCCCCATGTGGAGGAATGTCACCCGAACCGCCCCCTATTTTCACGACGGCTCGATCTGGGACCTGAGCGAAGCCGTCCGCATCATGGGACGGATTCAGCTCGGAGCGAAACTGACGGATGACGAGGTCGATTCGATCGTCGCTTTTCTTCATTCCCTGGAGGGGAAGATCCCGGAGGAGGCCCTGATCCTGCCGGTCCTTCCCGCGTCCACCCTCGCCACGCCGAAGCCGGTGTTCAAGTGA
- a CDS encoding DUF2934 domain-containing protein produces the protein MNKKENPMSVSSKSAFSEAVALNPELRERIAQKAYDLYEKRGSVHGLDVQDWLEAERLIMAQTMAETKAPKSQSKTESVSKAKTPIRERSAAAKPGSVLGRP, from the coding sequence ATGAATAAGAAAGAAAATCCGATGAGCGTTTCATCCAAATCCGCCTTTTCTGAGGCGGTTGCTTTGAACCCGGAACTCCGTGAACGGATTGCCCAGAAGGCCTACGACCTGTACGAAAAACGGGGTTCGGTCCACGGTTTGGACGTCCAGGATTGGCTGGAGGCTGAACGGTTGATCATGGCGCAAACGATGGCGGAGACCAAGGCCCCGAAGTCCCAATCGAAAACGGAAAGCGTTTCCAAGGCTAAGACCCCGATCCGGGAAAGATCGGCCGCCGCCAAACCGGGGTCGGTACTGGGTCGACCTTAA
- a CDS encoding ferritin-like domain-containing protein — MDSKKIIEGLNRMLEQEHACAIRYATHAAVVTGPYAESVAARLKEIAGDERDHAEKLRDRITALGGTPSMQVATGDLKPAVTLSEILKINMAEEHGAISGYTEILEGIEPANVILHHTIREIIRDEQEHLEELETLQSPK; from the coding sequence ATGGATAGCAAGAAAATTATAGAAGGGCTCAACCGGATGCTCGAACAAGAGCATGCCTGCGCCATCCGCTATGCAACGCACGCCGCGGTCGTCACCGGGCCGTACGCGGAGTCGGTTGCGGCCCGCTTGAAGGAGATTGCCGGAGACGAGCGGGATCATGCCGAGAAACTTCGCGACCGTATCACGGCCCTCGGCGGAACTCCATCCATGCAGGTCGCGACCGGGGACCTCAAGCCGGCCGTTACGCTGTCCGAGATTCTGAAGATCAACATGGCCGAGGAACACGGGGCGATTTCCGGCTACACGGAAATTCTCGAGGGAATCGAGCCCGCAAATGTCATCCTGCACCATACGATCCGCGAAATCATTCGAGACGAGCAGGAGCACCTGGAGGAATTGGAGACACTACAATCCCCAAAGTAG
- a CDS encoding dodecin family protein codes for MAENLLKVIEVLSESDKSWEDAAQQAVARAAKTLHGIKSIYIKNFEAKVDNNKIVKYRINANVTFLLD; via the coding sequence ATGGCCGAAAATCTACTGAAAGTGATCGAGGTTCTTTCCGAGTCAGACAAAAGCTGGGAGGACGCGGCCCAGCAGGCCGTGGCCCGCGCGGCCAAGACCCTGCATGGAATCAAATCAATTTATATTAAAAACTTCGAAGCCAAGGTCGACAACAACAAGATCGTCAAATATCGGATCAACGCCAACGTCACGTTCTTGCTGGATTAG
- a CDS encoding thiamine pyrophosphate-dependent enzyme produces the protein MDDRQRIKFYQTGTFTVGNRLLGEEDRTVQSRMERTNSLNSGHRACQGCGEALGARYAVDAAMRAAQNRLIAVNATGCLEVFSTPYPESSWRIPWLHSLFGNAPAVAAGVAAALRAKGRTDVKVIAQGGDGGTVDIGFGCLSGMFERNDDVLYICYDNEAYMNTGVQRSGSTPPSARTMTTPAVGEHPGNLSGTGKDVPRIAMAHGLAYVATASVADLRDLEAKVTKAMGISGSRYIHIHVPCPLGWAHDPALTIRVARLAVESGLFPLFEAEGGKITGRTMIRRKVPVERYLELQGRFKHLFGERPDRAALAAIQSIADAHIAEYGLVDKGTSRGDSSGT, from the coding sequence ATGGACGATCGACAGCGCATCAAGTTCTACCAAACCGGGACCTTTACAGTGGGGAACCGCCTCCTCGGCGAGGAGGACCGGACCGTTCAGTCCAGGATGGAGCGGACGAACTCCCTCAATTCCGGCCACCGGGCCTGTCAGGGATGCGGCGAGGCCTTGGGCGCGCGGTATGCCGTCGATGCCGCCATGCGCGCGGCGCAAAACAGACTGATCGCCGTCAACGCCACGGGGTGTCTGGAGGTGTTCTCGACCCCTTATCCGGAAAGTTCGTGGCGGATTCCCTGGCTGCATTCGCTTTTTGGAAATGCCCCGGCCGTGGCCGCCGGCGTCGCGGCCGCGCTCCGGGCCAAAGGTCGAACGGACGTAAAGGTGATCGCGCAAGGCGGGGACGGGGGGACGGTCGATATCGGGTTTGGATGTCTTTCCGGAATGTTCGAACGCAACGATGACGTCCTTTACATCTGCTACGACAACGAGGCCTACATGAACACGGGCGTCCAGCGCTCGGGATCGACCCCGCCGTCCGCGCGGACCATGACCACGCCGGCCGTCGGAGAACACCCGGGAAATCTTTCCGGAACCGGAAAGGACGTCCCGCGCATCGCCATGGCCCACGGGCTGGCGTACGTGGCGACCGCCTCCGTCGCGGACCTCCGGGATCTGGAGGCCAAGGTGACGAAGGCGATGGGAATCTCCGGTTCACGGTACATTCATATTCATGTTCCCTGTCCGCTGGGCTGGGCCCACGATCCCGCGCTGACGATCCGGGTTGCCCGTCTTGCGGTCGAATCCGGTCTGTTCCCGTTGTTTGAGGCCGAAGGCGGAAAAATCACTGGGCGGACGATGATTCGCCGAAAGGTTCCGGTGGAGAGATATCTCGAGCTTCAAGGCCGATTCAAACATCTTTTCGGCGAACGGCCCGATCGAGCGGCCCTTGCGGCCATCCAATCTATCGCCGACGCTCATATCGCCGAATACGGTTTGGTGGACAAAGGGACTTCCCGGGGGGATTCAAGTGGAACGTAA
- a CDS encoding NAD(P)-binding protein: MERKPFAITLDPNSSLPNHTGSWRTMRPVYVDRLPPCNHACPAGENIQGWLYPAEEGKYKEAWDVLMRDNPFPALHGRVCYHPCEDACNRAQLDEAVGIHAVERFLGDRAIQEGWRVECRPATGKKVLIVGAGPSGLSAAYHLARLGHAVTICDAGSKAGGMMRFGIPKYRLPRDILDAEIARIEAMGVTIRLNQKVGDLEAAMREGGYDAAFLAIGAHLAKRTEIPGRDAGKILDAASFLKSMEGKAPPMLGRRVMVYGGGNTAIDAARTAKRLGAEEAVIVYRRDRKHMPAHDFEMREALEEGVVIHWLRTITRAEESKFTVEVMELDQSGRPMPTGRFEEIDADTVILALGQNVDTAFLQNVPGLRIAEDGIIQVDETMMTGRSGIFAGGDMVPSERTVTTATGHGKKAARHIDAYLRGTRYVKPEPHPVATFDKLNTWYFTDAERSKQPVLEAIRRRSTFEEVTGGLDPNTALLEARRCLSCGNCFECDTCYGVCPDNAVIKLGPGKRYVFNYDYCKGCGICVQECPCGAIEMVKETI; the protein is encoded by the coding sequence GTGGAACGTAAGCCGTTCGCCATCACGCTCGACCCAAATAGCAGCCTGCCGAACCATACGGGTTCGTGGCGGACGATGCGTCCGGTCTATGTCGATCGCCTCCCGCCGTGCAATCACGCTTGTCCGGCCGGAGAAAACATCCAGGGCTGGCTGTATCCGGCCGAGGAGGGGAAATACAAAGAAGCGTGGGATGTCCTGATGCGGGATAATCCTTTTCCGGCGCTTCATGGACGGGTCTGCTATCACCCCTGCGAGGATGCCTGCAATCGGGCCCAATTGGATGAGGCGGTCGGTATACATGCTGTCGAACGATTCCTGGGCGATCGGGCGATCCAGGAGGGATGGCGCGTCGAGTGCAGACCGGCGACCGGCAAAAAGGTTCTGATCGTCGGCGCGGGTCCGAGCGGTCTGTCGGCCGCTTATCATCTGGCCCGCCTCGGCCACGCCGTGACGATCTGCGATGCCGGATCCAAGGCGGGCGGAATGATGCGGTTCGGGATCCCGAAATATCGCCTGCCGCGCGACATTCTCGATGCCGAGATCGCACGGATCGAAGCCATGGGGGTCACGATCCGACTGAATCAAAAAGTGGGGGACCTTGAGGCCGCCATGCGTGAGGGTGGATATGACGCAGCCTTCCTCGCGATCGGGGCGCATCTCGCCAAACGGACCGAAATCCCGGGGCGCGACGCGGGGAAAATTCTGGATGCCGCCAGTTTTCTGAAAAGCATGGAAGGCAAGGCCCCTCCCATGTTAGGAAGGCGGGTGATGGTGTACGGTGGTGGAAACACCGCGATCGACGCCGCACGGACCGCGAAGCGGTTGGGCGCGGAGGAGGCCGTAATCGTTTATCGGCGGGACCGGAAGCACATGCCGGCCCATGATTTCGAAATGAGGGAGGCGCTTGAAGAAGGGGTCGTGATTCACTGGCTTCGGACGATCACGCGGGCGGAGGAATCAAAATTTACGGTCGAGGTGATGGAACTGGACCAGTCGGGGCGCCCGATGCCGACCGGACGGTTTGAAGAAATCGACGCGGATACCGTGATTCTCGCGTTGGGCCAGAACGTGGACACGGCCTTCCTTCAAAACGTCCCGGGGTTGAGGATCGCCGAGGATGGAATCATTCAGGTAGACGAGACGATGATGACCGGACGGTCCGGAATATTCGCGGGGGGCGATATGGTCCCTTCCGAACGCACCGTGACCACGGCCACCGGCCATGGAAAAAAAGCCGCGCGCCACATCGATGCCTATCTTCGCGGAACCCGTTACGTGAAACCGGAGCCGCACCCGGTCGCGACGTTTGACAAGCTGAACACGTGGTATTTCACCGACGCCGAAAGGTCCAAACAGCCGGTTCTGGAAGCCATCCGGAGACGTTCGACCTTTGAGGAGGTGACGGGCGGCCTTGATCCGAACACGGCACTGCTTGAGGCACGGCGGTGTCTATCGTGTGGCAATTGTTTTGAATGCGACACCTGCTACGGTGTCTGCCCCGACAACGCCGTGATCAAACTCGGCCCAGGTAAGCGGTACGTGTTCAATTACGATTACTGCAAAGGCTGCGGCATCTGCGTCCAGGAGTGCCCCTGCGGCGCGATCGAAATGGTCAAGGAGACGATTTAG
- a CDS encoding metal ABC transporter ATP-binding protein yields MGDTDAVQARGIWYSFNSDAATLEDVSFDIPQGSIAAIIGPNGSGKTTLLKVLLGFLSPQRGEVRILGKEPRQARKDMAYVPQRFSFDKSFPVTVLEFLQLSHPESSREKIVRYLGHLDMEGMLNRKLGSLSGGQLQRVLVERAMLGDPKVLFLDEPAAGMDIGGERTFYELVLHLHREHQSTVVMVSHELDVVARYSDLVLCLNRRLLCQGRPEVALNAETLRALYGKEAAMYHHKDK; encoded by the coding sequence ATGGGCGACACCGACGCGGTTCAGGCCAGAGGCATATGGTATTCATTTAATTCCGATGCTGCGACTCTTGAAGATGTTTCTTTCGATATACCCCAGGGAAGCATCGCGGCCATTATCGGGCCGAACGGATCGGGAAAGACGACGCTGCTCAAAGTGCTTCTGGGCTTTCTCTCTCCACAACGGGGGGAGGTTCGTATTTTGGGAAAGGAGCCCCGGCAGGCGCGAAAAGACATGGCCTACGTGCCGCAGCGGTTTTCTTTTGACAAGAGCTTTCCGGTGACGGTTCTGGAATTTCTCCAGCTTTCCCATCCCGAAAGCTCCAGGGAGAAAATCGTACGGTATCTGGGTCACCTGGACATGGAGGGGATGCTGAACCGGAAACTGGGCTCGCTCTCCGGCGGACAACTTCAGCGGGTGCTCGTGGAGCGCGCGATGCTCGGCGATCCGAAAGTCCTCTTCCTGGATGAGCCCGCGGCCGGGATGGATATCGGCGGGGAGCGCACCTTCTATGAGCTGGTCCTGCACCTGCATCGGGAACACCAAAGCACCGTCGTGATGGTGTCTCATGAACTGGACGTGGTGGCCCGCTATTCGGATCTGGTGCTGTGCCTGAATCGGAGGCTGCTTTGCCAGGGAAGACCGGAGGTGGCGCTGAACGCGGAGACCCTCCGAGCGTTGTACGGGAAAGAAGCCGCGATGTACCATCACAAGGACAAATGA